From the genome of Desulfovibrio aminophilus:
GTGGACTTGCCGATGCCGCTCGGCCCCGTGACCACGAGAAAATCCCCATGTTCCAGCACCAGGTCCAACGGAGGCAGGACCGCACGACCGGCGAAGGCCTTGCCCACCCCCTGAAAACGAAGAGCAGTGTTCATTCCCGCCACCTCCACAGTCTGCGGCGCACCGGCCCGAGCATGAGGCCCTCCACCAGACCCACCACGCACATGCTGAGCAGGGCCAGGGCGTAGATCCCGGCGGTGTCCAGGTTGGTGCGGGCCACGGCCAGGATGTGGCCCAGCCCCTCGTTGGCGCCCAGGGCCTCGGCCAGGATGACCACGCGCATGGCCCCGCCCACGGCCACGGTGCAACCGGAGAGCACCGCGGGAGCCAGGGCCCGGCCATAGACCGCGGCCACCCGCATGGACAGGGGAAAGCGATAGACCCGGACCATCTCCAGAAGGTGGGAATCCACGGCGGAAAGCCCCTCCAGGACGCTCACGTAGAGAATGGGCGCGGCCATCAGAGCCACGATGACCGTGACCATGAGCGAACCCATGCCCAGCCAGAGCATGGCCAGCATGACCACCACCA
Proteins encoded in this window:
- a CDS encoding ABC transporter permease, with product MTWGRAAARLTGLALALGCWEFASRRSSGLAVAPPLETLEALVRLLERPDFLAVHLAASLRRTLCGLFLGLAAGLLCGGLAGAWPVFRDVFAPFRWALMSVPGVVVVMLAMLWLGMGSLMVTVIVALMAAPILYVSVLEGLSAVDSHLLEMVRVYRFPLSMRVAAVYGRALAPAVLSGCTVAVGGAMRVVILAEALGANEGLGHILAVARTNLDTAGIYALALLSMCVVGLVEGLMLGPVRRRLWRWRE